One segment of Gemmatimonadota bacterium DNA contains the following:
- a CDS encoding right-handed parallel beta-helix repeat-containing protein: MSRILLLAGAVLSLAGTSVSARTWMVPADAPDIAAAVDSASAGDAVELACGVYAEWGISLKEGVTIRSADGDPACVTIDAGGAGRVFDAHQVQGAALVGLTIAGGVAAGGYPDGLGGGLRCTDADVSATDCVFRDHDAKYGGAIGCDGSSVALTACVFTGNAAYASDWAAGGAVFARGGAPVISGCSFSGNTAFATELPGDGGAVFLDSTRTTLTDCQFSTNATGAGAGALYLYRKDRSFVEACDFVGNSAGSGGAVYVEYSYPRFENCRVDSNTAANGGAFFVAKRSVVEVARCEISANEATPFSGGAFDFWNATGTITECTVAGNTAGVRGGAISAIHSSPEFRDCLLLANSTPGDGGALHCGDGSAPVVAGCTLYANAAGGLGGGVRGEAGSAPEIHATIVAAGSAGEAVSVDPACQLAVSCSDFFGNAGGDWTGALASRLDAEGNFSADPGFCDGPGGVFTLTLPGSPCLPENSPCGTLIGARVAGCGCPGNATLLVPDDHPTLAAALAAALPGDVVGLCAGDHSGPITLTDGIHLLGAGTNLTRVAAGSAAPALLHATALVEPTVVSHVTLDGASLAEDVVLVDGLSTGLVLSETRITGGVSTGIRLRSGSHATLGGDLSRANDIFGNGPGGLSNLVNESIGADSLDATLNWWGTNDYSIILQTITGPVRSCPITDSTHTKSLCAPLDALSAPESADAPALSLAIASNPSRGGATLLVGIAEASRLEVSFHDVRGRRICERTPGTLPAGRHQIVWDGRDASGQRVAAGVYFARVMLDGGPSSVRRVTVVR; this comes from the coding sequence TTGTCGCGGATTCTCCTTCTGGCCGGAGCGGTCCTCTCTCTGGCCGGCACTTCCGTGTCGGCTCGAACATGGATGGTTCCGGCCGATGCGCCCGACATTGCCGCTGCGGTGGACTCGGCTTCCGCCGGGGACGCGGTGGAGCTGGCGTGCGGAGTCTATGCCGAGTGGGGAATCTCGCTGAAGGAAGGCGTGACCATCCGAAGCGCAGACGGCGACCCCGCCTGCGTCACGATCGATGCCGGAGGCGCGGGGCGCGTGTTTGACGCCCACCAGGTGCAGGGCGCGGCGCTCGTGGGGTTGACGATTGCGGGGGGGGTGGCCGCGGGAGGATACCCCGACGGGCTGGGCGGAGGACTCCGCTGCACGGACGCGGATGTTTCGGCAACGGACTGTGTGTTTCGCGACCACGACGCCAAGTACGGGGGGGCCATCGGGTGCGACGGTTCCTCGGTGGCGCTCACGGCGTGCGTCTTCACGGGCAACGCCGCGTACGCATCCGACTGGGCGGCGGGCGGCGCGGTCTTTGCGCGCGGCGGCGCGCCCGTGATCTCCGGCTGCTCCTTCTCCGGCAACACCGCCTTTGCCACGGAACTCCCGGGAGATGGCGGCGCCGTCTTTCTGGATTCCACACGGACCACTCTGACCGACTGTCAGTTCTCCACGAATGCGACCGGCGCAGGAGCGGGTGCGCTCTATCTTTACCGCAAGGACCGGAGCTTCGTAGAGGCGTGCGACTTCGTCGGCAACAGCGCGGGCAGCGGCGGGGCAGTCTATGTGGAGTACTCCTACCCGCGGTTTGAGAACTGCCGCGTCGACTCCAACACGGCGGCCAATGGGGGCGCGTTCTTCGTGGCGAAGCGATCGGTGGTGGAGGTCGCCCGCTGCGAGATCAGCGCGAACGAAGCGACCCCGTTCAGCGGCGGCGCGTTCGATTTCTGGAACGCGACGGGAACGATCACGGAATGCACCGTGGCCGGGAATACGGCTGGAGTCCGCGGCGGTGCGATCTCGGCGATCCACTCCTCGCCGGAGTTCCGCGATTGTCTTCTTCTGGCCAACTCGACCCCCGGCGACGGTGGCGCACTTCACTGCGGCGACGGCTCCGCCCCGGTCGTGGCCGGATGCACGCTGTACGCGAACGCGGCGGGAGGCCTCGGCGGAGGCGTGCGCGGAGAGGCCGGTTCCGCACCGGAGATCCACGCGACGATTGTCGCGGCGGGCTCCGCCGGAGAGGCGGTGTCGGTGGATCCCGCGTGCCAGCTTGCCGTGTCCTGCTCGGACTTCTTCGGAAATGCCGGTGGCGACTGGACCGGAGCGCTGGCGTCGCGACTGGACGCGGAGGGGAACTTCTCCGCCGACCCGGGCTTCTGCGACGGCCCGGGAGGGGTCTTCACGCTGACGCTGCCGGGATCCCCGTGCCTGCCGGAGAACAGTCCGTGCGGGACGCTCATCGGCGCACGCGTGGCGGGGTGCGGGTGCCCGGGGAACGCGACGCTTCTGGTGCCGGACGATCATCCCACGCTGGCCGCCGCATTGGCCGCCGCGCTTCCGGGAGATGTCGTGGGATTGTGCGCCGGGGACCATTCCGGACCGATCACCCTGACCGACGGCATTCACCTTCTCGGCGCGGGGACGAACCTCACGCGCGTTGCCGCGGGGAGTGCCGCTCCGGCGCTCCTTCATGCGACCGCTCTGGTGGAGCCGACCGTGGTTTCCCATGTGACGCTGGACGGCGCGAGCCTTGCGGAGGATGTCGTTCTTGTGGACGGCCTCTCCACCGGACTGGTTCTGTCGGAAACGCGGATCACCGGCGGGGTTTCCACCGGCATTCGCCTGCGCTCCGGGTCTCATGCGACTCTCGGCGGTGATCTCTCCCGCGCCAACGACATCTTCGGCAACGGGCCGGGGGGGCTTTCGAATCTCGTGAACGAGAGCATTGGCGCGGACTCGCTGGACGCCACGCTCAACTGGTGGGGGACGAACGACTACTCCATCATCCTCCAGACGATCACGGGTCCCGTGCGCTCCTGTCCCATCACCGACTCCACGCACACAAAGTCGCTCTGTGCCCCGCTGGACGCGCTGTCCGCGCCGGAATCGGCGGACGCGCCGGCGCTTTCGCTCGCCATTGCATCGAACCCGTCTCGTGGCGGTGCCACGCTTCTCGTGGGCATCGCGGAGGCTTCCCGGCTTGAGGTGTCGTTCCACGATGTACGCGGCCGCCGGATCTGTGAACGGACTCCGGGGACACTCCCCGCGGGGCGTCATCAGATCGTCTGGGACGGGCGGGACGCGTCCGGACAGCGCGTGGCCGCGGGCGTGTACTTTGCACGGGTCATGCTCGACGGCGGGCCATCCTCCGTGCGAAGAGTGACGGTTGTTCGATGA